One Paramisgurnus dabryanus chromosome 9, PD_genome_1.1, whole genome shotgun sequence DNA segment encodes these proteins:
- the blvrb gene encoding flavin reductase (NADPH) → MSDAIKNVAIFGSTGMTGSATLPIAVSAGYNVTVLVRDPARLPADHKASRVVVGDVLNKDDVKKTLEGQDAVIIILGTRNDLSPTTMMSEGTRNILEVMKARGIRKVVACMSAFLLWDRSKVPPRLVPVTEDHDRMYTILKESGLDYIAVMPPHIADDKPLTEKYTATENMLKGRVISKYDLGHFFVKCLSTSEWDGKTVGVCGEYS, encoded by the exons ATGTCTGATGCTATTAAAAATGTGGCGATTTTCGGCAGCACGGGGATGACGGGGTCAGCGACCTTACCTATTGCAGTGTCTGCAG GTTACAATGTGACTGTGCTGGTGAGAGACCCCGCAAGGCTTCCTGCAGATCATAAGGCTTCCAGAGTGGTGGTGGGAGATGTCCTGAACAAAGATGATGTTAAGAAGACTTTGGAGGGTCAGGATGCGGTCATCATCATTTTGGGGACAAGGAATGATCTCA GTCCCACAACAATGATGTCTGAGGGAACTAGGAACATTTTGGAGGTCATGAAGGCTCGCGGAATTCGTAAAGTGGTTGCATGCATGTCAG CGTTCCTGCTGTGGGATCGCTCCAAAGTTCCTCCTCGCCTGGTGCCGGTCACTGAAGATCATGACAGAATGTACACTATCTTGAAGGAATCAGGACTGGACTACATAGCAGTCATGCCTCCACACATTGCTG ATGACAAACCGCTGACAGAAAAATACACTGCTACTGAGAACATGTTGAAAGGAAGAGTCATCTCCAAATATGACCTGGGCCATTTCTTTGTCAAGTGCCTTTCCACTTCTGAATGGGATGGAAAAACAGTTGGAGTTTGTGGAGAATATAGCTAA
- the sertad3 gene encoding SERTA domain-containing protein 3 encodes MVAKGQKRKLHGDCEVAGSVWESQLQSVLDISMDKFHRDQALVEPSLLRSVLINNTLRQVQSKVESLSAVGIETKPQTHTELEVESDFSREPSLMGYNPPLYSLSTDEEFMTWSSEDEFSLSSAISAILKDLDAVIDGAQGPCVSQRAPLGSIENVTGDGKLTQCPLSGLRTDTRRTSDMVSSFSKTEVTCPGGPQDVALDKLLLDVDTTMFEPEMNLLHGYSVTADELVKYLPSSSSICPATWEIHEIEHVMDILMRTCPQS; translated from the coding sequence ATGGTGGCTAAAGGACAGAAGCGTAAGCTCCATGGTGACTGTGAGGTTGCTGGATCTGTATGGGAGAGTCAGCTGCAGTCTGTGTTGGACATCTCCATGGACAAATTTCACCGGGACCAAGCTCTTGTAGAGCCCAGCCTACTGCGGTCCGTTCTCATAAACAACACCCTTCGGCAAGTTCAATCCAAAGTAGAGTCGCTGTCAGCCGTCGGGATTGAAACTAAACCTCAAACCCACACAGAATTAGAGGTAGAGTCAGATTTTTCCAGAGAGCCCTCCCTAATGGGGTATAATCCACCTCTGTATTCCCTGAGTACGGATGAGGAGTTCATGACCTGGTCTTCAGAGGATGAATTTTCTTTATCTTCAGCCATCTCTGCAATTCTCAAAGATCTAGACGCGGTCATAGATGGTGCTCAAGGGCCTTGTGTATCTCAGCGCGCTCCACTAGGCTCCATAGAGAACGTGACGGGAGATGGAAAGCTCACACAATGTCCACTATCAGGTTTGAGGACCGACACCAGAAGAACATCTGATATGGTATCATCGTTCAGCAAAACAGAAGTGACGTGTCCTGGTGGTCCTCAGGATGTGGCTTTAGATAAATTGCTCTTGGATGTTGACACGACGATGTTTGAACCAGAGATGAATCTTCTGCACGGTTATTCTGTTACTGCGGATGAGCTGGTCAAGTATCTGCCATCTTCATCTTCAATTTGTCCGGCCACATGGGAAATTCATGAGATCGAACATGTTATGGACATACTGATGAGAACTTGCCCACAGAGTTGA
- the kcnk6 gene encoding potassium channel subfamily K member 6: protein MSPALRSCFVLVGFITSYVCYLILGALVFSAIERPVEESLKSDLKSLKAEFLNLSCINASALETFLETVLKANKHGVSVLQNASLRTNWDLASSLFFASTMVTTVGYGHTTPLSDAGKAFSIAFALIGVPFTMLVLTACVQRLMHPLTYKPISMCQQQGGLHPRTASIVHFIVLLLLVVPTFFVVPSLVFCTIEESWSFLDAIYFCFISLCTIGLGDFVPGEKPGQNLRGLYKISVMVYLFVGLMVMFLVLRSFHKLADVHGWTAFFQLPSYDEEHDDTEPIINKEHGEESAESEKASVQPLDPSSQVSYNSINR, encoded by the exons ATGAGCCCGGCACTGAGGTCTTGTTTTGTGCTCGTGGGTTTCATCACATCATACGTTTGTTATCTGATCCTGGGAGCGCTGGTTTTCTCTGCTATCGAGCGGCCCGTTGAGGAGAGCCTGAAATCAGACCTGAAGTCCCTGAAAGCTGAATTTCTCAACTTGAGCTGTATCAACGCCTCGGCTCTTGAGACTTTCTTGGAAACCGTTTTAAAAGCTAATAAACACGGCGTGTCTGTCCTTCAAAATGCATCGCTTCGTACAAACTGGGATTTGGCGTCGTCTTTGTTCTTTGCCAGCACGATGGTCACGACAGTGG GATATGGCCACACTACACCACTCTCCGATGCAGGCAAAGCATTCTCTATTGCGTTTGCTTTGATCGGGGTTCCCTTCACCATGCTAGTGCTCACTGCTTGCGTCCAGCGTCTAATGCACCCGCTAACCTACAAGCCTATCTCCATGTGCCAGCAACAGGGCGGCCTGCACCCACGCACCGCCAGCATTGTGCACTTTATAGTGCTGTTGCTTCTGGTGGTGCCTACCTTCTTTGTTGTACCCTCGCTGGTGTTCTGCACAATAGAAGAATCCTGGTCTTTCTTGGATGccatttatttttgcttcataTCCCTATGCACCATAGGACTGGGGGACTTTGTGCCAGGGGAAAAGCCAGGACAGAACCTCCGGGGCTTGTACAAGATATCCGTCATGG TCTACCTGTTTGTGGGCTTGATGGTCATGTTCCTGGTCCTTCGTAGCTTTCACAAGCTCGCTGACGTGCACGGATGGACGGCTTTCTTCCAGCTGCCAAGCTACGATGAGGAACATGACGATACGGAGCCAATAATCAATAAGGAGCACGGTGAAGAATCAGCCGAGTCTGAAAAGGCTTCGGTTCAGCCACTGGATCCGAGCTCTCAAGTTTCCTACAACTCTATAAACAGATAA
- the LOC135741674 gene encoding uncharacterized protein, translating into MLQQNNNNNHPCLDMTHREILHDYRRPSVSFTSAIEFGAIPLIKGLRAWAVSGGYSKTRRKGAAGPRAQGTCQQSHENRVGQTGWSGQVSNGYAQTLESTATTARTPGVRQSGPGALVTVATLKGTEGGGRQTQTRCLFLKAQERGNYICAVGNRGAGTRIHTVILDGGKEEGRCSSRGPRVNQDGTDEAGTLKPKPRAIRKWRKCSKGSAQKQKTAQGKGKFTHPPCEQERDDAVILEEPINRTSDNTTAERITQCQTDENKMEDSSTSYSGLIVQQSPELNEDKRANSPISIAHESVDPQTSCSSAKPCANTSEQVEAGTAISSSDKCFGFSCVDDTQRDTEIRCETDLGGNDYQNMGMNTDRNFVPIVPKLEESSVGSNSTQISSTSLTTKLTHCNTEPSIVDPPMKASYEGPVDNIQVNQDQESRTDECLLNCESQNSVEIVTNITQRGGTTDTKIIGQGCTPVGDSCNTTGNEPKLLLCSPRHREEFISDCEKLQVQQSDKSSSQGFSTLTADITTVHSLPNPAPTTTAAIATAIPALSKREVGARGGDLLPPVNSEFLSVLERADDRDKVATAEESLDLGEGEEDEFGAFMQAGGEPDWTAEFTEVQQSPAGEDYNSGEVQRCAESDVPACLKSDWTAPQQSESPWIAFSQESVEQKITHDGQWWPSTLDKPNLSSVHNMSNVFLDAFPSEKPSCEDPDYIPTLSQLMQGPENGNTEDHREQNLLDGLQDLDRIGLKYERAESLSCKLLLQSLHLDRPTSDCVTVRVKTGARFSPNLPTSNQQLASSAKRRLSYDFNRNTTT; encoded by the exons ATGCTCCaacaaaacaacaataataaccACCCCTGCCTGGATATGACCCATAGAGAGATTTTGCATGACTACAGAAGACCCAGTGTCTCGTTCACTAGTGCCATTGAGTTTGGAGCTATACCCCTAATAAAAGGTCTGAGAGCTTGGGCTGTAAGCGGTGGCTACTCTAAAACCAGAAGAAAGGGTGCTGCTGGACCTCGGGCACAGGGCACATGCCAACAGTCTCATGAAAACCGGGTGGGGCAAACAGGTTGGTCAGGTCAGGTCAGCAATGGCTACGCCCAGACGCTGGAGAGTACAGCTACTACTGCACGAACCCCCGGTGTCAGGCAAAGTGGACCGGGTGCCCTCGTAACAGTGGCCACGTTGAAAGGCACGGAGGGGGGTGGTCGACAGACTCAGACACGGTGCCTCTTTCTTAAAGCCCAGGAAAGAGGTAACTACATCTGTGCCGTGGGAAACCGCGGAGCGGGGACGAGAATTCATACTGTAATACTGGATGGGGGTAAAGAAGAGGGTAGATGCTCCTCAAGGGGACCCAGGGTGAATCAAGATGGGACGGACGAAGCTGGAACGCTAAAACCCAAGCCCAGGGCCATAAGAAAGTGGAGAAAGTGCAGTAAAGGCTCAGCCCAGAAACAAAAAACGGCTCAGGGTAAAGGGAAATTTACCCATCCACCTTGTGAGCAAGAACGTGATGATGCTGTGATCCTAGAAGAGCCAATTAACAGAACATCAGATAACACAACTGCAGAAAGAATAACACAGTGCCAGACGGATGAAAATAAGATGGAGGATAGCAGTACAAGCTATTCGGGTTTAATCGTACAACAAAGTCCTGAGTTGAATGAAGATAAAAGGGCTAATTCACCCATATCAATTGCACACGAGAGCGTGGACCCACAAACCAGCTGCTCTTCTGCCAAACCATGTGCCAATACAAGTGAGCAGGTTGAGGCCGGGACAGCTATTAGCTCATCTGATAAATGTTTTGGATTTAGTTGTGTAGATGATACACAAAGAGACACTGAGATTAGATGTGAAACTGACCTTGGTGGgaatgattatcaaaatatGGGAATGAATACAGACAGAAACTTTGTCCCCATTGTGCCAAAATTAGAAGAATCATCTGTAGGATCCAACAGCACCCAGATTAGCTCTACTAGTCTTACAACAAAATTAACACACTGTAATACCGAGCCAAGCATAGTTGATCCACCCATGAAAGCCTCTTATGAGGGTCCCGTCGACAACATTCAAGTGAATCAAGATCAAGAATCCAGGACAGATGAGTGCTTACTGAACTGTGAGAGTCAAAATTCAGTGGAGATTGTCACAAACATAACACAAAGAGGCGGGACTACAGACACAAAGATTATAGGGCAAGGATGCACTCCAGTTGGAGATTCGTGTAACACCACAGGAAACGAGCCTAAGCTGCTACTGTGCTCACCTCGGCATCGGGAGGAATTCATTTCAGATTGTGAGAAACTTCAAGTTCAGCAATCTGACAAATCCTCTTCACAAGGCTTTAGCACGCTAACAGCCGATATAACCACTGTTCACTCCCTGCCTAATCCTGCCCCTACCACCACTGCAGCCATAGCAACAGCCATCCCGGCACTAAGCAAGCGAGAGGTGGGGGCTAGAGGTGGAGACTTGCTACCACCGGTGAACTCCGAGTTCCTATCAGTACTGGAAAGAGCTGACGACAGGGACAAGGTGGCCACTGCCGAGGAGTCTCTTGACTTGGGCGAAGGGGAAGAAGATGAGTTTGGGGCTTTCATGCAGGCAGGTGGCGAGCCAGACTGGACGGCCGAATTCACTGAGGTCCAACAGTCGCCTGCTGGAGAGGATTACAACAGTG GAGAAGTTCAAAGATGTGCTGAATCAGATGTACCTGCATGCTTAAAATCTGATTGGACGGCACCCCAGCAGTCAGAGAGCCCATGGATTGCTTTCAGTCAAGAGTCTGTGGAGCAGAAGATAACACATGATGGTCAATGGTGGCCTTCTACTTTAGACAAGCCAAACCTTTCTTCTGTTCACAATATG tCAAATGTGTTTCTAGATGCTTTTCCCTCAGAAAAGCCATCATGTGAAGATCCTGATTACATTCCTACATTATCACAGCTTATGCAAGGACCTGAAAATGGCAATACAGAGGACCACAG GGAGCAAAACTTACTTGATGGCCTACAGGACCTAGACAGGATTGGTCTGAAATATGAGCGGGCGGAGTCGCTGTCTTGTAAACTTCTCCTTCAGTCGTTGCATTTGGACCGTCCCACCTCC GACTGTGTGACAGTTCGAGTGAAGACCGGTGCCAGGTTTTCTCCAAATCTACCAACGTCCAACCAGCAATTAGCTTCAAGTGCTAAAAGAAGACTGTCTTATGATTTCAACAGAAATACCACGACCTAG